The DNA segment TAACGATACTAGTAATGACTGATAAGATAAAGAAAACGTGCAAAGTGATAAAGCTACGAACTACAACGCACGCACAAATCAGAAAAAGACAAttaaaacttgttaaaatgagctatacacaaaaaaaactgaaTAAAACCTAAATATTCCGTCATTGATAAACCTATCACAGCAATAATAAATCTATGCTTGCATTTATATACAATTCAATGATTTTGCATTATTGGTTGTGTGTGCAGTTGGTGGTagatttgttttcatttaaaaatatcaaaaacgcCAACGACTCTGCCAAACTTTCCACAAAATAATCGAGTTTGTTTTCTGtctttttaatcttttttttgGAAACACGTTTTGACTTACGGTACTATGATTTTACTAGGATTGTGTCAGAATGAGTGGTCAAAGGCCAATATCCCAGCTCAACTGGCACTGTGATAACTCAAATATGGAATGGTGTAATTGTAAGTAAGTTTGTCCGGCTCTCCGCTGTACCCAAGCCCAACAGTTATGTAGAATTAATACTATTACAGCTGTCTGGCTGTAGCCTACCAGTGTATAGGGCCAGCCATTTAGGCTGGTTGCTACCGGTGCATTCCATGCGATGCTTACGCTGAAGGTCAGATAGACGTAAATTATGAATACGCCAAAGCCGTTGTGCCAACTGCCCGGTCTGCATTTCATGGCAGGATTCGCCGAGATCGCGAGTGTGCAAATGCGCTAACTCAGATGTGCACCTATTTAATCTTTCCCAGTGCATTTCTATAGGCTAACACTTGCAAGTAACACTTAAATGACTCCAAACATTTTTCCATAAACTTGTGACCTACTCTTTCTATGATTATGTCCTTATTAAATACCGCCAATTGCGATTtctaaaagaataaaaaaagatACTGTGCTCTTTTTCAtctaaaaaagtgaaaaacggAATGCAATTGAACGGAGTGAATTTGCAATTGCCTTGGTTGCATCAAGATGTGAATTGGTTTCGTGTCATGTCAAGATCAAACTGACTTTACGCCACTTGTCGATTGACCTACTTCGGGGTAACTCACATGAAATGCATCCTGGCTGGCAGgtcggactgcagagtatagCCATTTCCAGCAAGATCTTGTCTCAACACTAATTTAgaataagtaaacaaagaattgaggctacACTGCACgccatcacaccaaaatttgtatttttcattttttgtctGCCTGATTTCGTGTCAGAAATTGCCATATTGTACTTTCCAGTAAAGATTGTTACTGCTATCGGTTTCATAATGAATGCACTGAAGAAATTGCACCCTacgttattttgttttggtttgatCCCATGTGGGTGCAAATCCTGCAATTGCGTGCTGCTGCAATTCCTTGTAGGTGCAATTCTGTGGCTACCACTGTTACCATAATTTGTTTGGATCGGTCATTCTTTGTGATGTATCAAACCCTGCAAGATTCATACCTACATTTATTGTAACCTTTGCCTGTCGGTAACAATTTATGAGGCTAATGTGTTAGCACTTTACAAAGTTGATTTACCACATTATTTACTGTTCATGCCATTACATTATGATAGAGCTGCGAAAAGAGTAGTATAACAATAATATGTCTTGTGTCACTAACTATGATGACGTCTTGACCCGTCTTTGTTGaaagatgttttaaaatgaaagaaatatgTTCAGTGTTCTTTAAAGTAATTATATACACCAGCACTTCACCCTACCTTACCAGTtacacatttcaaacaattgGGTTACCATTCCTtgcttatttctaagatttgtgcttatttttagggcagaggttcctACTTTGGGCATTTCAAcccctttagtataccattttgtactaAAGAGATAGTaaaattaagaacatttttttaggaacattgattgccttctcctgttgtgcactgtttaaggtggtattcttTCGTGTCCTAATcatccttatttttgagtctaaagccgatggcaaccctggttataATATATTTAGAATTATGTCTGCAGTTTTTTCATGGATTAATATAATAATCAAACCAAAACCTGCATAAGAACAAGCCAAGCAAAAAGGTTGGCAATTTATGGCATACAATATTGAAACACCACGTACAACGATTTTGTTTGATAATTACATTGCAGTCATCACTCCTGACTGCGTATATTTACGTGTATATACATATAGCAACCCTTACGTATCTGTTTACGATTTTCGCTATGGCcaacaatattattttaaatagtttgcaaatttgcataaaattgTTAGTCACCATTATTGCCTTTAGATACTCAGTAAATGTAGGATTTTTTAAAGACAAACTGCATCTTTTGAGTGaagcaaaaatttcattttcatcatgACTGGTGTAGTGAAATTTTTGCATCGCCAGTTTGTTGTTCCATTCAGTGAAATGATGAAAACGTTTCAACATAACTATGCCCAAGATGGAGGTTATTTTCCAAGAATTCGTGGTGTACTCACTCAAATAGCAAGGTAAGCCTTTTCCGCTAATGATTATAAGttcaatattttgcaaatctATTGCCTGTGTAATAAAAATGATATCTGTAAGGCAGTAACCTTCAGAAAACTGGCAATAGGATGGTAGATTGCTACCTCATAACAGCAAAATATGGTATACCTATATTGCTTGGAATTTCTGACTGTCCTCATTGGACTATACTTATCGTAGCAGAAGAGCTTGAACTTTGGAGCTAAGCTGGATAGAGCGTTGTTTTATCATTATCAGAATTAGGGTGATCATGGTCAGGGTTTTTTCAGAAAAGACTCACAAAAACCAGTTATACTTACCACATTAACCAGAAAGGTCAGGTCGATCAAGAACACGGTGGTATAGTTACATTACCTAGCTGGCCTCATGACAGGGTCTTCCTTTAACTAAACTGGCAAATGCGGCAAAAGATGTGAACTATTTAGGGAGTTCCTAGATCTGCTGGTCACATGACCTTTTTGAGAGGACACAGTGGATTTGAAAAGAGAGAGAGAAAAGATTTTGTGACCAATCTTTCAAATTGCCAATCAAAAATTGTGTCTTCATAGTTGGTTGAAAATAGTGCTCTtttcaagttgtttttattttctaattttagaTTTCAAGAAATCAAATATGGTGACCATGTTGGCACTGACGAATTAGGAAACAAGTATTATGAAAATAATCGCTTTTTCGTTGGACGAAACCGCTGGGTGGATTACAACCAGGAAACATGGGCAGACAAATGGGATTACAATGCCAGTCAAATTACTCCAGAATGGTTTGTACTTTGGTAGTAGCTTCATAagctttatttaaatattgacttctcaaacttttaaaattatttctcaTTCCTGTTaattagaaattttattttgcaaataatttcgTATCTGCATACTGGtatttgtgcaatttgttagAAAACATGAGGAAGATGTTGTACATGCACAATTACCATGAAATTGTTGCAGTAACAGCACACATCATTATCGAGATATTTTTTATGAAGCCAAGTTATAAATGTACCTATTTTTCTAAGATTAGTCACCA comes from the Clavelina lepadiformis chromosome 5, kaClaLepa1.1, whole genome shotgun sequence genome and includes:
- the LOC143460864 gene encoding NADH dehydrogenase [ubiquinone] 1 alpha subcomplex subunit 12-like, with the protein product MTGVVKFLHRQFVVPFSEMMKTFQHNYAQDGGYFPRIRGVLTQIARFQEIKYGDHVGTDELGNKYYENNRFFVGRNRWVDYNQETWADKWDYNASQITPEWHRWLHYMTDDPPTKVPPKQRPFLIKHKRNMTGTNDCYVPYSTTRPKIESWKPPN